In Oceaniferula flava, one genomic interval encodes:
- a CDS encoding DUF4870 domain-containing protein, translating to MDRETSPQPPEMPSGSGADPYVTPAQPPMLPTAAQADANGVTADDRSMGMLVHLLGLLTGFIGVLIIWLVKKDQSRFVDFHGREALNFMITIFTVTMGGMLVGLALSIFTMGLGMLLLFPLIFLVGVGQLVCEIIACIAANRGEWHRYPMTIRFIPDRQ from the coding sequence ATGGACCGCGAAACCTCCCCCCAACCTCCGGAAATGCCCAGCGGCTCAGGTGCCGATCCTTACGTCACCCCCGCTCAACCGCCGATGCTGCCAACAGCGGCGCAAGCGGATGCCAACGGGGTGACGGCGGACGATCGCAGCATGGGGATGTTGGTCCACCTCTTGGGCTTGCTCACCGGGTTTATTGGTGTGCTGATCATTTGGTTGGTGAAAAAAGATCAATCGCGATTTGTCGACTTTCATGGTCGGGAGGCGTTGAACTTCATGATCACGATCTTCACTGTCACCATGGGGGGAATGCTCGTGGGTTTGGCCCTCAGTATTTTCACCATGGGGCTGGGCATGCTGCTGTTGTTCCCCCTGATTTTCCTCGTGGGCGTGGGGCAGTTGGTCTGTGAGATCATCGCCTGCATTGCCGCAAACCGCGGTGAGTGGCACCGCTATCCGATGACGATTCGGTTCATTCCGGATCGTCAGTAA
- a CDS encoding DUF1501 domain-containing protein has product MDTHKLDELSRRGFLATTAKSCFGLTVGGAAASFFNQRAYADQVALDPSVIAAGGGKAKNVIYLFMSGGMTHIDTFDPKPNAGSDIKGDVRAINTNVDGIQLGHCLPKLAKQMDKVALIRSMNTTQGAHEQGRYFMRTGYTQRSSIVHPTPGAWTNRLMDGGSGDIPSYITVNCGSSHPGAGFLPAKYAPLPIGDASTGLSNSKRNKRVTEAEFHNQLNLRQELDREFDQKYAQGQKQVRAYNEAYSAAVKLMKSKDLEAFDLSQEGKDVHMLYGTERFAKGVLLARRLVERGVRFVEVEFGGFDWHADNFGLMEEQIPVLDQALAALLKDLELKGLLESTLVVLGTEFGRSPTINSNAGRNHYPKAFSTLMAGGGIQGGQVFGATDATGSAVTEDKVNAQDFNATIAHALGVKHDQVVMSDSKRPFRMGGREGKPITKLFG; this is encoded by the coding sequence ATGGATACCCATAAACTCGACGAGCTCTCACGCCGCGGCTTTCTCGCCACCACTGCCAAGTCCTGCTTCGGCCTCACCGTCGGTGGTGCTGCCGCCAGCTTTTTCAACCAACGAGCCTACGCCGATCAGGTGGCACTTGATCCTTCGGTGATCGCCGCAGGTGGCGGAAAGGCGAAGAATGTGATCTATCTGTTTATGTCCGGCGGCATGACCCACATCGATACCTTCGATCCCAAACCGAACGCCGGCTCCGATATCAAAGGTGATGTCAGAGCGATCAATACCAATGTCGATGGCATCCAACTCGGCCACTGCCTGCCGAAGCTCGCCAAGCAGATGGACAAGGTCGCCCTGATCCGCTCGATGAACACCACCCAGGGAGCTCACGAGCAGGGACGCTACTTCATGCGCACCGGTTACACGCAACGCTCCAGCATCGTGCACCCCACACCGGGAGCGTGGACCAACCGACTGATGGACGGAGGCAGCGGAGACATCCCCTCCTACATCACGGTGAACTGCGGCAGCAGCCACCCGGGTGCCGGATTCCTGCCTGCAAAATACGCCCCTCTGCCTATCGGAGATGCCTCCACCGGCCTGTCCAACAGCAAACGCAACAAACGGGTCACCGAGGCAGAGTTCCACAATCAGCTCAACCTCCGCCAGGAGCTCGACCGCGAGTTCGACCAGAAATACGCCCAAGGTCAGAAGCAGGTCCGCGCCTATAACGAGGCCTACTCCGCAGCGGTGAAATTGATGAAAAGCAAGGACCTGGAAGCCTTCGATCTGAGCCAGGAAGGCAAGGACGTGCACATGCTTTACGGCACCGAGCGCTTTGCCAAAGGTGTGCTGTTAGCTCGCCGTCTGGTCGAGCGCGGGGTCCGCTTTGTGGAAGTCGAGTTCGGAGGATTCGATTGGCACGCCGATAACTTTGGTCTGATGGAAGAGCAGATCCCAGTGCTCGATCAAGCTCTCGCCGCCCTACTCAAGGATCTCGAGCTGAAAGGCCTGTTAGAAAGCACCCTCGTCGTGCTCGGCACCGAGTTTGGTCGATCCCCCACCATCAACAGCAACGCCGGCCGAAACCATTACCCCAAAGCGTTTTCCACCCTCATGGCCGGAGGAGGCATCCAGGGTGGGCAGGTCTTCGGCGCCACCGATGCCACCGGCTCCGCGGTCACCGAGGACAAAGTCAATGCCCAGGACTTCAACGCCACCATCGCCCACGCCCTCGGCGTGAAACACGATCAAGTGGTGATGTCCGACAGCAAACGCCCCTTTCGCATGGGCGGCCGCGAAGGCAAACCGATCACCAAGCTGTTTGGCTAA
- a CDS encoding SDR family oxidoreductase, translating to MKSKTIWLTGCSSGLGRALVDAFTTAGHPMAACARRTKKIEELKQQFPEPHYFSTVDVADDSQVQAFCQQAFERTGAPDLVINNAAMINPSAPLWEIPAEDFDRLTAININGTANIIRHVVPMMEKAGGVIVNVSSGWGRSTAPEVAPYCASKWAIEGLTQALAQELPPGLATVSLNPGIIDTAMLQSCFGEHAASYEGPEAWAKTAAPFLLKLSADQNGEALTAP from the coding sequence ATGAAATCAAAAACTATCTGGCTGACCGGTTGTAGCTCGGGCCTCGGACGGGCACTGGTCGATGCATTCACGACAGCGGGTCACCCCATGGCCGCCTGTGCCCGACGGACTAAGAAGATCGAAGAACTCAAGCAGCAATTTCCAGAACCTCATTACTTTTCTACCGTCGATGTCGCGGACGACTCGCAGGTGCAGGCCTTTTGCCAGCAAGCATTCGAACGCACGGGAGCGCCCGACCTCGTGATCAATAACGCCGCGATGATCAACCCCTCCGCCCCACTCTGGGAAATCCCCGCCGAAGACTTCGATCGACTAACAGCCATCAACATCAACGGCACCGCCAACATCATCCGCCACGTGGTGCCGATGATGGAAAAAGCCGGTGGCGTGATCGTCAACGTCTCCTCCGGGTGGGGTCGATCAACGGCGCCGGAGGTCGCCCCTTATTGTGCGAGCAAATGGGCGATCGAAGGACTCACCCAGGCACTGGCTCAGGAACTCCCGCCTGGGCTCGCCACCGTCTCCCTGAACCCCGGCATCATCGATACCGCGATGCTACAAAGCTGCTTCGGCGAACATGCCGCCAGCTACGAGGGTCCTGAAGCATGGGCCAAAACCGCCGCACCTTTCCTGCTCAAGCTTTCAGCCGATCAAAACGGCGAGGCGCTCACCGCACCATGA
- a CDS encoding histone deacetylase family protein — protein sequence MRCFYSSDLDLDLPTNHPFPKDKFSASREMLLQHGVLKPEEIIDVKQTDLHVLKRVHDGSYLSKIYHGALDRKEQIALGLPVSAKLFARCATEAEATRQTCHAALAEGVAVCLAGGTHHAFKGRGEAFCVFNDVAIAIRDLQEKQPGIKIMVVDTDAAQGNGTNSLLKDDPRVFTYSIHVGHTPGTLNKVDGNMDVETVRFVEGDMYLKQLFNTLASALDVFNPDLVIWVAGADNHSNDLLGNMMLTVADMQRRDDVIIRAFIKNRIPLAILYGGGYNRQPDLTAKLHRNTVASAKKIAKEFGKG from the coding sequence ATGCGCTGTTTCTATTCATCCGACCTCGATCTCGATCTCCCGACCAACCACCCTTTTCCCAAGGACAAGTTTTCGGCGAGCCGTGAGATGCTGCTGCAGCACGGCGTGCTGAAGCCGGAGGAGATCATCGATGTGAAACAGACCGATCTCCACGTCCTCAAGCGGGTGCACGACGGCAGCTACCTCTCGAAGATTTACCACGGTGCGCTCGACCGCAAAGAGCAGATCGCGCTCGGCCTGCCAGTCAGCGCCAAGCTTTTCGCCCGCTGTGCCACCGAAGCCGAGGCCACCCGCCAGACCTGCCACGCCGCACTCGCGGAAGGTGTCGCCGTTTGCCTCGCTGGCGGCACGCACCACGCCTTCAAAGGTCGCGGCGAAGCCTTCTGTGTCTTCAACGATGTCGCCATCGCCATCCGCGACCTGCAGGAAAAACAACCGGGCATCAAAATCATGGTGGTCGATACCGACGCCGCCCAGGGAAATGGCACCAACAGCCTGCTGAAAGACGATCCCCGTGTCTTCACCTACTCAATCCACGTCGGCCACACTCCCGGCACACTCAATAAGGTGGATGGCAATATGGATGTTGAAACGGTCCGCTTTGTAGAAGGTGACATGTATCTCAAACAGCTCTTCAACACCCTCGCCAGCGCCCTCGATGTGTTCAACCCGGACCTGGTGATCTGGGTCGCCGGAGCCGACAACCACTCGAACGACCTGTTGGGAAACATGATGCTCACCGTCGCCGACATGCAGCGGCGGGACGACGTCATCATCCGCGCCTTCATCAAGAACCGCATCCCGCTCGCCATCCTCTACGGTGGCGGCTACAATCGCCAGCCGGACCTCACCGCCAAACTTCACCGCAACACCGTGGCCTCCGCCAAGAAGATAGCGAAGGAATTTGGCAAGGGCTAA
- a CDS encoding S10 family peptidase, protein MKSSIFSRVYRPAAVAVMSLSVTLAGVASAQDGKAAKKPAKGEKKEEKKVVSKQASVTIAGKKIDYTVTSSRLVLKTDDGKARAAVFHVAYTRNDVKDLSKRPVLFAFNGGPGSSAVWLHIGALGPRILPTSPDGTTALAPPITVGENPHSILDVADLVFIDPVSTGYSRAEEKKEQFHGVDGDIRSVGDFIRRWVTENKRWGSPKYLLGESYGGVRAAGLSHELQSRYGMSLNGVVMLSSLVDFRTLNPSNGDDLAYIAYLPSYTAVAHYHGKIQGDRDALVKEAEAFAKGAYATALLKGHALAADERQKIAAKLSELTSLSEELILRYDLRIYPSRFRKDLLRKEGKVLGRFDARTAWPIADKADDVASYDPSFSVAIGGFSTAMLDYLGNGLGWMDERPYEILARVRPWDWGQKNSVVNLSSRLAVAMRDNPHLRVLIQCGHSDLATPAGGILHSFDHLNIAPSLRKNISVEWYEAGHMFYLNQPDLEKMRKDLVKFIENE, encoded by the coding sequence ATGAAATCATCCATTTTCAGCCGTGTTTACCGGCCTGCGGCAGTGGCCGTGATGTCGCTCAGTGTCACTCTCGCCGGTGTCGCCTCCGCCCAAGACGGCAAAGCCGCCAAAAAGCCCGCCAAGGGGGAGAAGAAGGAAGAAAAAAAGGTCGTGAGCAAGCAGGCCAGCGTCACCATCGCGGGCAAGAAGATCGACTACACCGTGACCTCTTCCCGCCTGGTATTGAAAACCGACGACGGCAAGGCGCGGGCTGCCGTTTTCCACGTGGCCTATACCCGCAACGATGTCAAAGACCTCTCGAAGCGCCCCGTGCTCTTCGCTTTCAATGGTGGGCCGGGTTCGTCCGCTGTCTGGCTGCACATCGGCGCGCTCGGGCCGCGTATTTTGCCAACATCGCCGGACGGCACAACGGCGCTCGCGCCACCGATCACCGTGGGAGAAAACCCCCACTCGATCCTCGACGTTGCCGACCTGGTCTTCATCGACCCCGTTTCCACCGGCTACTCGCGGGCTGAGGAGAAAAAAGAACAGTTCCATGGTGTCGATGGCGATATTCGCTCGGTGGGAGACTTCATCCGCCGCTGGGTGACGGAAAACAAACGCTGGGGGTCGCCGAAGTATTTGTTAGGGGAAAGTTACGGTGGCGTGCGCGCTGCGGGGCTTTCGCACGAACTGCAGAGCCGCTATGGCATGAGCCTGAATGGTGTGGTGATGCTGTCCAGCCTGGTCGACTTCCGCACGCTGAACCCGAGCAACGGGGACGACCTTGCCTACATCGCCTATCTGCCATCCTACACCGCGGTGGCTCATTACCACGGCAAAATCCAAGGTGACCGCGATGCCCTGGTGAAAGAGGCCGAAGCCTTTGCCAAGGGTGCATACGCCACCGCCCTGCTGAAAGGTCACGCCCTTGCGGCTGACGAGCGGCAGAAAATTGCCGCCAAACTCTCCGAACTCACTTCACTGTCCGAGGAGCTGATCCTGCGTTATGACCTGCGGATTTATCCATCGCGCTTCCGCAAGGACTTGCTGCGTAAGGAAGGCAAGGTGCTAGGCCGCTTCGATGCCCGCACCGCCTGGCCGATTGCTGACAAGGCCGACGACGTCGCCAGCTACGATCCCTCCTTTTCAGTCGCCATCGGTGGTTTCTCCACAGCGATGTTAGACTACCTCGGTAACGGTCTCGGCTGGATGGACGAGCGCCCGTATGAGATCCTGGCTCGTGTCCGCCCTTGGGATTGGGGTCAGAAAAACAGCGTGGTGAACCTCTCCAGTCGTCTTGCCGTGGCGATGCGTGACAATCCTCATCTGCGCGTGCTGATCCAGTGTGGCCACTCGGATCTGGCGACCCCTGCCGGTGGGATTTTGCACTCTTTTGATCACCTGAATATTGCCCCCTCATTGCGGAAAAACATCAGTGTGGAGTGGTATGAAGCCGGTCACATGTTCTACCTCAACCAGCCTGACCTTGAGAAAATGCGCAAGGATCTGGTGAAGTTCATCGAGAACGAATAA
- a CDS encoding sulfatase family protein has protein sequence MMSFVQYLLLSACLLTFAPTYAEQSRQPNIVILLADDISSSSLGCYGGENPHTSPHIDLLARQSVVFDNMFVTQAVCGPARAELYTGLQPHRNGSMTNHKKSKPGTLSMVHYLRKLGYRVGLTGKTHFGPRSVYPFEMVKGLPRNCNAKEIAGEDWGGTEKFMTRNGKQPFCLVICSVHAHAPWDSGDTSHWKLEDIKLPPHFPDTKESRHYFREYLAEVRLFDDQVGKTRSLLKKHDLDENTILIVLDENGAGMPGGKWTNHDWGVRSACLIKYPKLAAFRTDTLAQYCDIVPTLIEAAGGAVPKNIDGRSLLPVLKQETDSLRDKAFFNYTSGSEGPKFDARAVTDGKYKFMWNLTPGNKFAVRTINGFDYGYIDKKMPDRHVRQLYQSWLRKAKNDAPAQQQIDRFRAPPEYQLYNLSKDSWEQRNLANHPEHKYRIESFKKSIRAWMKQQGDPGVLQK, from the coding sequence ATGATGTCTTTCGTCCAATACCTTCTACTTTCTGCCTGCCTACTTACGTTCGCGCCAACCTACGCAGAGCAATCCCGCCAACCTAACATCGTCATCCTACTGGCTGATGACATCAGCTCGAGTTCGCTTGGTTGCTACGGTGGCGAGAATCCTCACACCTCTCCTCATATCGACCTACTGGCGAGGCAGAGTGTGGTCTTCGATAATATGTTTGTCACCCAGGCGGTGTGTGGTCCGGCCCGCGCGGAGCTCTACACAGGCTTGCAACCGCACCGGAACGGCAGCATGACCAACCATAAAAAATCGAAACCAGGCACACTGAGCATGGTGCATTACTTGAGAAAGTTAGGCTACCGTGTAGGATTGACAGGAAAAACACACTTCGGCCCAAGGTCCGTTTACCCCTTCGAGATGGTAAAAGGGCTCCCAAGGAATTGTAATGCCAAAGAAATCGCTGGAGAAGACTGGGGCGGAACAGAAAAATTCATGACCCGCAATGGGAAGCAACCATTCTGTCTCGTGATATGTTCCGTGCACGCGCATGCGCCGTGGGATTCCGGTGATACCTCACACTGGAAATTGGAAGACATCAAACTTCCGCCCCACTTTCCCGATACCAAAGAGTCGCGACACTATTTCCGTGAGTATTTGGCTGAGGTGCGCCTTTTCGATGATCAGGTGGGCAAAACTCGATCTCTGCTCAAAAAACATGATCTGGATGAAAACACCATCCTCATCGTGCTGGATGAAAATGGTGCAGGAATGCCAGGAGGGAAATGGACCAATCACGACTGGGGAGTGCGCTCCGCTTGCTTGATCAAATATCCGAAGCTGGCAGCATTTCGCACCGATACCCTTGCGCAATACTGTGACATCGTTCCCACATTAATCGAAGCTGCAGGAGGTGCGGTGCCCAAGAATATAGACGGACGCAGCCTACTACCTGTGCTCAAACAGGAAACAGACAGCCTCCGCGACAAGGCCTTTTTTAACTATACCAGCGGTTCAGAAGGCCCCAAATTTGATGCGAGAGCTGTGACGGATGGAAAATACAAATTTATGTGGAACCTCACCCCCGGCAACAAGTTCGCGGTCAGAACGATCAACGGCTTTGACTACGGTTATATCGATAAAAAAATGCCGGATCGTCACGTTCGCCAACTCTATCAATCATGGTTGCGGAAAGCGAAAAACGATGCGCCGGCTCAACAGCAGATCGACCGCTTCCGCGCCCCTCCGGAGTATCAACTATACAACCTCAGCAAGGACAGTTGGGAGCAACGCAACTTAGCGAATCATCCTGAACACAAATATCGTATCGAGAGCTTCAAGAAGTCGATCCGTGCATGGATGAAACAGCAGGGTGACCCCGGAGTGCTGCAGAAGTAA
- a CDS encoding DUF1439 domain-containing protein: MKRVLIIAGMFTLIAVIGGYAYFKGKRYQIAITQQQIDRTLAKQFPVKKSALFIFQLTYSNPQVTLLPENHRIQVGLDASLNVKINDEAKNLGGGVTVTSSLRYDQNTQAFYLTDTTFDRFEIDGVPEKYRKTVLKLAAEYAAEQLEQYPVYTLKATDAKKTAAKLLLKNVEIDQQTVVVTLGL, from the coding sequence ATGAAACGCGTTCTTATCATCGCCGGCATGTTTACCCTGATCGCCGTGATCGGCGGCTATGCCTATTTCAAAGGAAAGCGCTACCAAATCGCCATCACCCAGCAGCAGATCGACCGCACCCTCGCCAAACAGTTCCCGGTCAAAAAATCCGCCCTCTTCATTTTCCAGCTCACCTACTCAAACCCGCAGGTGACGCTGTTGCCTGAGAATCATCGCATTCAGGTGGGATTGGACGCCAGCCTGAACGTCAAGATCAACGACGAAGCGAAGAACTTGGGTGGAGGGGTCACCGTCACAAGCAGCTTGCGTTACGATCAGAACACTCAGGCCTTCTACCTAACAGACACTACTTTCGATCGTTTCGAGATCGATGGCGTGCCGGAAAAGTATCGCAAGACCGTGCTCAAACTCGCTGCGGAATACGCCGCCGAACAGCTGGAGCAATACCCCGTCTACACGCTCAAAGCCACCGACGCGAAGAAGACCGCGGCGAAATTGCTGCTGAAAAATGTGGAAATCGATCAGCAAACGGTCGTGGTCACGTTAGGCCTATAG
- a CDS encoding ABC transporter permease → MLNLLKHLFSGWAWKMAWRDSRPVRWKLLLFSASIVFGVAALVTIGSLRENLTDSVSSQAKSLLGADLMLSSREPFSEETQSVIDEITDDGGVEAKEISFTTMLAVGEDAAPKLVTVRGLEPIFPFYGQVKTEPEDAWQKVQQSPGLIVEASFLKRMNGRVGDLAKLGEKELPIIGVLRQSPPSGSGFAAMSPTVVTSIDVIKDSGLLGARSMVFYRSYFKLPKTVDTQALAKANREVLGEQRVRQVTSQKRSENVEEAINRLYLFFNLIGFSALFLGGIGVAGAIHIHISERLQSVATLRCLGCSAARAFAVYLAQCIAMGVVGTVAGIVLGSGFVYLLRWVVASLPAGLLPFAVEVAPVGWVIAKAAGVGLLICICFALLPLLAVRQVSPLAALRREEAAMKQSGRDPFRWLVIVALVALAFGLTWMDSHDAANGWKTALGYIAFLGLAFLFLLLAGKLLRWLTSLIARPSWPFVVRQGIASLYRPNNQTGLFMVSIGLGTFLIFTLMLMQSILLQWLDPVRLESKPNLFLVDVPPEQNAEVGKLITDTGVKMLGNAPIVQMRLTEIKGQPVSELVGPDVKDGKRIPRWIVRREFRSTYRSELTETEKLSAGEWVADYQPSADGGVIPVSFEDGIAADLGLGIGDEVTVSLEGFGETKKLRVASLREVDWRSMDLNFFIVFPPGSIDDYVSFNVMAAHSPSDESTAQLQQAMFKRLPFVNTIDLSLILKTVQSVLSAASKTVQIMALFTVVTGGIVLVASILAGRRIRIRESVLLRTLGASRKQISQILAVEYTLLAAMATLAGSSLALVASVLLGNLVFDGESYQVPWGLLFTSIAVVISITVALGMLLSRGIASRPPLQILRSQ, encoded by the coding sequence ATGTTGAATTTACTCAAACACCTCTTCTCTGGCTGGGCATGGAAAATGGCCTGGCGCGATAGCCGCCCTGTGCGCTGGAAATTGTTACTTTTTTCCGCATCCATCGTCTTCGGTGTCGCGGCCTTGGTGACCATTGGTTCTCTGCGGGAGAATCTAACCGACTCGGTGAGTTCACAAGCGAAGTCGCTGCTGGGAGCCGATCTGATGCTATCGTCACGCGAACCATTTTCTGAAGAAACCCAGTCGGTGATCGATGAAATCACCGATGACGGCGGCGTGGAGGCGAAGGAGATTAGTTTCACCACCATGTTGGCGGTGGGTGAAGACGCGGCGCCGAAGTTGGTCACTGTGCGTGGTCTGGAGCCGATTTTTCCTTTCTACGGTCAGGTGAAAACCGAGCCGGAAGACGCCTGGCAGAAAGTCCAGCAGTCGCCGGGCTTGATTGTGGAAGCGTCGTTTTTAAAGCGGATGAATGGTCGGGTGGGAGATCTGGCCAAGTTAGGTGAGAAGGAGCTGCCGATCATAGGCGTGCTGCGGCAGTCGCCGCCGTCTGGGTCGGGTTTTGCCGCGATGTCACCGACGGTGGTGACATCGATCGATGTCATCAAAGACTCAGGATTGTTAGGAGCGAGAAGCATGGTGTTCTATCGTTCCTATTTCAAACTGCCCAAAACCGTGGACACGCAGGCGCTGGCCAAAGCCAACAGAGAGGTGCTCGGCGAGCAACGTGTGCGCCAGGTGACCTCGCAGAAGCGGAGTGAAAATGTTGAGGAAGCGATTAACCGACTCTATCTGTTTTTCAATCTGATCGGCTTCAGCGCGTTGTTCCTCGGTGGCATTGGCGTTGCCGGGGCGATTCATATTCATATCTCGGAGCGACTCCAGAGTGTGGCGACTTTGCGTTGCCTCGGCTGCTCGGCAGCGCGGGCCTTCGCTGTCTACTTGGCCCAGTGCATTGCCATGGGTGTGGTCGGCACCGTGGCTGGGATTGTGCTCGGGAGTGGATTTGTCTACCTGCTGCGCTGGGTGGTCGCGAGCCTGCCGGCGGGGCTGTTGCCCTTCGCCGTGGAGGTGGCACCGGTTGGCTGGGTGATTGCCAAGGCGGCGGGTGTGGGTTTGTTAATCTGTATTTGTTTTGCCCTGCTGCCACTGCTGGCGGTGCGACAAGTGAGCCCGCTGGCGGCACTGCGGCGGGAGGAAGCGGCGATGAAACAATCGGGTCGCGATCCTTTCCGCTGGCTCGTCATCGTTGCTTTGGTCGCCCTGGCGTTTGGCCTGACATGGATGGATTCACACGACGCCGCCAATGGTTGGAAGACCGCGCTGGGATACATCGCCTTTCTTGGCTTGGCGTTTTTGTTCCTGCTCCTCGCGGGGAAATTACTGCGCTGGCTGACCAGTCTGATCGCACGCCCTTCATGGCCGTTTGTGGTGCGCCAAGGTATTGCCAGCCTCTATCGACCCAATAACCAGACCGGACTCTTCATGGTCTCAATCGGTCTCGGAACCTTTTTGATTTTCACCCTGATGCTGATGCAGAGCATCCTGCTGCAGTGGCTCGATCCCGTGAGGTTGGAAAGCAAACCGAACCTGTTTTTGGTCGACGTTCCGCCGGAGCAAAATGCCGAGGTGGGAAAGTTGATCACCGACACCGGAGTGAAGATGTTAGGAAATGCACCCATCGTTCAGATGCGCCTCACCGAGATCAAAGGTCAGCCAGTTTCCGAACTGGTCGGGCCCGATGTGAAGGATGGAAAACGGATACCTCGCTGGATTGTGCGCAGGGAGTTTCGGTCGACCTACCGCTCAGAACTCACCGAGACTGAAAAGCTGAGCGCTGGCGAGTGGGTGGCGGATTACCAGCCATCCGCAGACGGTGGCGTGATCCCTGTGAGTTTTGAAGACGGCATCGCCGCGGACTTGGGGCTGGGAATCGGCGATGAAGTCACGGTGAGTCTGGAAGGATTTGGCGAGACGAAAAAGCTTCGGGTAGCCAGCCTGCGTGAGGTCGATTGGCGGAGCATGGATCTCAATTTCTTCATCGTCTTCCCTCCCGGAAGCATCGATGACTACGTTTCCTTCAACGTTATGGCTGCGCATTCCCCCAGTGACGAATCCACGGCCCAACTCCAGCAGGCGATGTTTAAACGGCTGCCATTTGTCAACACCATCGATCTCAGTCTGATTCTGAAAACGGTGCAGTCGGTTCTTTCTGCCGCGAGTAAAACCGTGCAAATCATGGCGCTGTTCACCGTGGTCACGGGCGGCATCGTGCTGGTGGCATCGATTCTGGCAGGACGAAGAATTCGCATCCGCGAGAGTGTCCTGCTGAGAACACTGGGAGCGAGTCGGAAACAAATTTCCCAGATCCTCGCGGTGGAATACACCCTCCTCGCTGCGATGGCGACCCTGGCGGGCTCATCACTCGCGCTGGTTGCTAGCGTGTTGTTAGGAAACCTGGTGTTCGATGGTGAATCGTATCAGGTTCCTTGGGGGCTGCTATTCACCAGCATTGCGGTGGTGATCTCGATTACGGTGGCACTGGGGATGTTACTCAGCCGCGGCATCGCGAGTCGGCCACCATTGCAGATCCTCAGGTCGCAGTGA